The genomic interval GGAAATTGTAATCAACAACCTCTGGCAGCGCCGCATGGTCGGTGTGGGATGCGCGACCGCATCCCATACTCACAAGCAACAGAAGACAACCTGCAAGACGCAAGTTGTCAGGCCAAAAGATCCTTAACGACATGACCATGTACGTCTGTCAATCGATATCGGCGTCCCTGGTGTCGGAAGGTGAGCCGTTCATGTTCAATCCCAAGGAGATGGAGTACGGTTGCTTGAAAATCGTGCACGTGAACCGGATTCTCAGTGATATTGTACCCCAGTTCGTCCGTGGCCCCGTACGTGAGTCCCGGCTTGACTCCCCCTCCCGCCATCCAGATCGTAAAGCATCTTGGATGGTGATCCCGGCCGTAATTGGTTTCCGTGAGTGTGCCTTGCGAATAATTGGTACGACCGAATTCTCCACCCCAGATCACCAGGGTATCCTCCAGCAGGCCCCGCTGTTTCAGGTCTGTGACCAGCGCTGCAGATGGTTGGTCCGTATCCTTGCATTGCAGTGCAATATCTTTGGGGAGATTTCCGTGCTGATCCCATCCCATGTGATACAGCTGAATGAAGCGTACGTCGCGCTCGGCCAGGCGCCGAGCTAGAAGGCAATTGGCCGCGTACGTTCCCGGGGTGCGGGCCGCTTCTCCGTAAAGCTCAAAGGTAGACTCAGGTTCATCCGACAGATCCGTGACATCCGGCACCGATGTTTGCATGCGGTACGCCATTTCATACTGGGCAATCCGTGACTGGACTGCAGGATCCCCACTCGTCTGGTAATGCATTTCGTTCAGGCGGGCTAGGTGCCGGAGCATACTGCGCCGGTCCCCGGCATCAAGACCAGGCGGATTATTGAGGTACAGAACCGGATCTGCACCCGAACGAAACTGGACACCCTGGTGCAGGGCCG from Rhodothermaceae bacterium carries:
- a CDS encoding DUF1501 domain-containing protein yields the protein MNDLICDVGCQMNRRHFFSKLSLGIGGAALASLMGCGHTSDQLAASSGFQGVLNSPHLAPKARRIIYLFQSGGPSQLELFDYKPDLHLRRGQDLPESIRMGQRLTGMTAYQNSLPLAPTIYPFAQHGNSGAWISDLLPYTSEIADELCIVRSMYTEAINHDPAITFFQTGSQQPGRPSMGAWLSYGLGSANEDLPTFCVLLSRGLQRPQPIYSRLWGNGFLAALHQGVQFRSGADPVLYLNNPPGLDAGDRRSMLRHLARLNEMHYQTSGDPAVQSRIAQYEMAYRMQTSVPDVTDLSDEPESTFELYGEAARTPGTYAANCLLARRLAERDVRFIQLYHMGWDQHGNLPKDIALQCKDTDQPSAALVTDLKQRGLLEDTLVIWGGEFGRTNYSQGTLTETNYGRDHHPRCFTIWMAGGGVKPGLTYGATDELGYNITENPVHVHDFQATVLHLLGIEHERLTFRHQGRRYRLTDVHGHVVKDLLA